One genomic segment of Pseudoalteromonas sp. GCY includes these proteins:
- a CDS encoding L-cystine transporter — protein sequence MSFAVIAALAVFIAILFGLYRFQQRSETLSRTVLLGLVAGSLFGLALQFVFSGDLITKQTVLDWVAIVGSGYVNLLKMVIMPLVLVSMIAAVVKLDNQGSLGKISFVTIAILVFTTAIAALIGIFITQAFGLSAEGLVEGARETARIAVLEERATAVADLTIPQMLLSFVPTNPFADLTGERSTSIIAVVIFGVLTGIAARRAILEESDLSSPIKNAVEGTQAVVLRLVRMIIALTPYGVAGLMAKVIATSSMADIISLLGFIIASYVAILLMFLVHGLLVTLVGENPKHFFQKIWPVLTFAFTSRSSAATIPLNVEAQIHKLNVPPAIANLSASFGATIGQNGCAGIYPAMLAVMVAPTVGIDPFALDFIVSLVAMVAISSFGIAGVGGGATFAALVVLPAMGLPVTIAALLISIEPLIDMARTALNVSGSMTAGTVTSRLLKQKHNNEAI from the coding sequence ATGTCTTTTGCTGTTATCGCCGCGTTGGCGGTTTTTATTGCCATACTTTTCGGTCTTTACCGCTTTCAACAGCGCTCCGAAACCCTGTCACGAACAGTATTATTAGGCTTAGTTGCGGGTAGCCTATTTGGACTCGCCCTACAATTTGTTTTCTCAGGTGACTTAATCACCAAACAGACTGTACTAGATTGGGTTGCGATTGTTGGTAGCGGCTATGTCAATCTTCTCAAAATGGTCATCATGCCATTGGTCTTAGTTTCTATGATTGCCGCGGTCGTAAAATTAGATAATCAAGGCTCTCTTGGAAAAATCTCGTTTGTCACCATCGCAATTTTAGTTTTTACCACGGCCATTGCGGCGCTCATTGGTATTTTTATCACTCAAGCATTTGGTTTAAGCGCTGAAGGTTTAGTCGAAGGTGCACGCGAAACTGCCAGAATAGCGGTACTTGAAGAACGCGCAACAGCCGTTGCCGATTTAACCATTCCACAAATGCTGCTTAGCTTTGTACCAACCAATCCGTTTGCTGACTTAACTGGCGAGCGTTCTACCTCGATTATCGCCGTGGTGATTTTTGGTGTATTAACTGGTATTGCTGCTCGCAGAGCCATCTTGGAAGAGTCAGACTTAAGTAGCCCAATAAAAAATGCAGTTGAAGGCACACAGGCAGTTGTGCTGAGATTAGTACGTATGATCATCGCCCTCACGCCCTATGGTGTAGCTGGCTTGATGGCCAAAGTGATCGCCACATCTAGCATGGCTGACATTATTAGCTTACTCGGTTTTATTATTGCCTCTTACGTTGCCATTTTACTGATGTTTTTGGTGCATGGTTTGTTAGTTACTTTGGTTGGTGAAAACCCAAAGCATTTCTTCCAAAAAATTTGGCCTGTTTTAACTTTTGCTTTCACCTCACGAAGCTCTGCAGCAACCATCCCATTGAACGTTGAAGCGCAGATCCACAAGCTTAATGTTCCCCCTGCGATTGCAAACCTTTCTGCATCGTTTGGTGCGACAATCGGACAAAATGGCTGCGCTGGCATTTATCCTGCAATGCTTGCTGTAATGGTTGCGCCAACGGTAGGAATTGACCCGTTCGCACTCGACTTTATTGTCTCTTTAGTGGCTATGGTTGCAATTAGCTCGTTTGGTATTGCGGGTGTTGGAGGCGGTGCCACTTTCGCGGCGCTGGTGGTATTACCTGCGATGGGACTACCAGTGACAATTGCTGCGCTGCTTATTTCTATTGAGCCATTAATTGATATGGCAAGAACGGCACTCAATGTATCGGGCTCAATGACCGCAGGTACAGTGACAAGTCGCTTGTTAAAGCAAAAGCACAATAACGAAGCGATATAG
- the rluA gene encoding bifunctional tRNA pseudouridine(32) synthase/23S rRNA pseudouridine(746) synthase RluA: protein MLLNYAPPLSPYLDILYQDEDMLVINKPSGLLTVPGKDPKHWDSAIARVNFVYPTARIVHRLDMATSGVLCLAMNKAAHRHLSIQFQDRLTHKHYIARVHGKLQQQTGSVDLPLVCDWPNRPKQMVCHESGKPSLTHFEVMEYEAQATRVKLTPITGRSHQLRVHMLSLGHVILGDRLYATGEALTAASRLQLHAEMLQISHPTTAEMMTFTAAVPF, encoded by the coding sequence GTGTTACTAAATTACGCTCCCCCCCTTTCTCCCTATCTTGATATTTTGTACCAAGATGAAGATATGTTGGTGATCAACAAACCAAGCGGGTTACTCACCGTACCTGGTAAAGATCCAAAGCATTGGGACAGCGCTATCGCCAGAGTGAATTTTGTCTACCCTACGGCAAGAATTGTGCATCGCCTTGATATGGCAACATCCGGCGTACTGTGCCTTGCTATGAATAAAGCAGCGCATCGCCATCTGAGCATTCAATTTCAAGACCGGTTAACCCACAAACACTACATCGCCCGAGTTCATGGCAAATTACAACAGCAAACGGGTTCTGTTGATTTACCGCTGGTGTGTGATTGGCCTAACCGCCCTAAGCAAATGGTTTGTCATGAGAGCGGGAAACCTTCATTAACGCATTTTGAAGTCATGGAATATGAAGCACAAGCAACACGCGTCAAGCTAACTCCCATCACAGGACGCTCTCATCAACTCAGAGTACATATGCTTTCGCTTGGACACGTTATCCTAGGTGATAGACTATACGCTACGGGAGAGGCGTTAACGGCGGCTTCACGTCTACAGTTGCATGCAGAGATGCTGCAAATTTCACATCCAACAACCGCTGAGATGATGACCTTTACTGCAGCAGTTCCTTTCTAA